Proteins found in one Colletes latitarsis isolate SP2378_abdomen chromosome 8, iyColLati1, whole genome shotgun sequence genomic segment:
- the LOC143345029 gene encoding putative ATP-dependent RNA helicase DDX23 encodes MAHDKKNVRRSRSRERDRDRERDRERRDRRRSRSRSKDRKKDRKRSRSRERSRERDKSREKERDRSRERRESKDKSKDEKKRKPSPIFVLEDENKKENKTETKKEDEEVEEKPKPVPKKEPLSLEELLAKKKAEEEARAKPKFLSKEERAALALQKRQEEVDAIKKQQEEIRKSFFHNESSGKDRDWDDRDRRRDGQRTREDEIKDKDKEKEVEAIKERYLGLIKKKRRVRRLNDRKFVFDWDTSEDTSVDYNSIYKERHQVQFFGRGNLAGIDIKAQKRDQSKFYGELLEKRRTEAEKEQEKMRLKKVKRKEEKQKWDDRHWSEKALHEMTERDWRIFREDYNITIKGGRIPDPIRSWKESGFPKEILDIIDKVGYKDLTPIQRQAIPIGLQNRDIIGVAETGSGKTLAFLIPLLLWITSLPKIERLEEADQGPYSIILAPTRELAQQIEEETNKFGQPLGIRTVVVVGGLSREEQGFRLRMGCEIVIATPGRLIDVLENRYLVLNQCTYIVLDEADRMIDMGFEPDVQKILEYMPVTNLKPDNEDAENEEKLLANYNTKKKYRQTVMFTATMPPAVERLARTYLRRPAVVYIGSVGKPTERTEQIVHIMGEADKRKKLMEILSRGVEPPVIIFVNQKKGADVLARGLEKLGYNACTLHGGKGQEQREYALASLKSGSKDILVATDVAGRGIDIKDVSMVINYDMAKTIEDYTHRIGRTGRAGKAGLAISFCTKDDSHLFYDLKQTILASPISTCPPELLNHPDAQHKPGTVVTKKRREEKIFA; translated from the exons ATGGCTCATGACAAAAAGAATGTGAGACGAAGTCGATCGCGTGAACGAGATCGCGATCGTGAAAGGGATCGAGAACGACGTGATCGAAGACGATCAAGAAGCCGATCGAAGGATCGAAAAAAAGACAGAAAACGTTCCAGATCACGGGAACGATCGAGAGAAAGGGACAAATCACGTGAAAAAGAAAGGGACAGATCAAGGGAAAGACGAGAATCCAAAGACAAGTCAaaggatgagaaaaagcgaaaaccAAGTCCTATATTTGTCCTTgaagatgaaaataaaaaagaaaacaagacCGAAACTAAAAAAGAGGATGAAGAAGTGGAGGAGAAACCAAAACCTGTTCCAAAAAAGGAACCTCTCAGTTTGGAAGAATTGTTAGCTAAAAAGAAAGCAGAGGAAGAGGCACGTGCTAAACCAAAATTTTTAAGCAAGGAGGAACGTGCTGCTTTAGCATTGCAAAAACGACAGGAAGAAGTCGATGCTATAAAAAAGCAGCAGGAGGAAATACGTAAATCTTTCTTTCACAATGAAAGTTCTGGAAAGGATAGAGATTGGGATGATAGAGATAG GCGCAGGGATGGTCAACGTACAAGGGAAGATGAGATCAAGGATAAAGATAAAGAGAAGGAAGTAGAAGCTATTAAAGAACGTTACTTAGGGTTGATAAAGAAAAAACGGAGAGTTAGGAGATTAAATGACAGAAAATTTGTATTTGATTGGGACACCTCAGAAGACACATCTGTTGATTATAATAGTATTTATAAGGAAAGACATCAGGTTCAATTCTTTGGTAGAGGAAATCTTGCTGGTATAGATATCAAAGCACAAAAACGAGATCAGAGTAAATTCTATGGAGAACTTTTAGAAAAACGAAGAACAGAAGCAGAAAAGGAACAAGAAAA AATGAGATTGAAAAAGGTCAaacgaaaagaagaaaagcaAAAGTGGGATGACAGACACTGGTCAGAAAAAGCTCTTCATGAAATGACAGAGAGAGACTGGCGTATATTTAGAGAAGATTATAACATTACAATAAAAGGAGGACGTATACCCGACCCGATTAGATCATGGAAAGAGTCAGGATTTCCAAAAGAAATTCTTGACATCATTGATAAAGTGGGATACAAAGATCTAACTCCTATTCAAAGACAAGCCATTCCCATTGGACTTCAAAATCGTGACATTATTGGTGTTGCTGAAACTGGTTCTGGCAAGACTCTAGCATTTTTAATTCCGTTATTACTGTGGATTACTAGCTTACCAAAAATTGAAAGATTAGAAGAAGCAGATCAAGGGCCTTATAGTATAATTTTAGCACCAACACG TGAATTGGCCCAGCAAATTGAAGAAGAGACTAACAAATTTGGGCAACCATTAGGTATAAGGACAGTTGTTGTTGTAGGTGGTCTCTCAAGAGAAGAACAAGGCTTTAGATTGAGAATGGGTTGTGAG ATTGTAATAGCTACACCAGGACGATTAATAGATGTATTAGAAAATCGATACTTAGTTTTAAATCAGTGTACCTATATTGTATTAGACGAAGCTGATAGAATGATAGATATGGGATTTGAACCAG ACGTTCAAAAAATATTGGAGTACATGCCAGTTACAAATCTAAAACCGGATAATGAAGACGCAGAGAACGAAGAGAAATTGTTAGCTAATTACAATACGAAGAAAAAATACAGACAG acCGTGATGTTCACAGCAACTATGCCACCCGCGGTAGAACGATTAGCAAGAACTTACTTAAGAAGACCCGCTGTTGTATACATTGGTAGCGTCGGTAAGCCAACTGAAAGAACAGAACAGATTGTTCATATAATGGGCGAAGCTGATAAACGCAAGAAACTGATGGAAATACTCAGCAGAGGTGTTGAACCACCAGTTATTATATTTGTCAATCAAAAGAAGGGTGCTGATGTTCTTGCAAGAGGTCTAGAGAAACTAGGC TATAATGCTTGTACTCTTCATGGTGGTAAAGGACAGGAACAGAGAGAGTATGCACTCGCATCTCTCAAAAGTGGTAGTAAAGATATTTTAGTTGCTACCGATGTCGCAGGCCGTGGTATTGATATTAAGGATGTATCTATGGTCATTAATTATGATATGGCTAAGACTATAGAAG ATTACACACATCGGATTGGTAGGACTGGTCGTGCAGGAAAAGCTGGTCTTGCTATTTCGTTTTGTACGAAGGATGACAGTCATTTGTTCTATGATTTGAAGCAAACAATTCTTGCAAGTCCGATATCTACTTGTCCTCCCGAGTTACTGAACCATCCGGATGCTCAACATAAACCAGGCACAGTAGTTACAAAAAAACGTCGGGAGGAGAAAATATTTGCCTAA
- the LOC143345030 gene encoding prostatic acid phosphatase isoform X1 — MKSQGNGPMRRSNYGSIGIVFSPIFRIDTCLFVIRFYEVLTTREESESTHVQGSLTAHEDVATNNRKDDNKTRDTTLRLVIVVMRHGERAPQDTYPNDPHINNTMESYGWGQLTNEGRRSQYNQGLYLRDRYDDFLGQIYSPNIFHLQSTAVDRTKMSALLEAAALWKPNEKQSFKPDLPWQPVTLFYQPRSEDTLMLIWDSCPKYTKLRHTVMSSPEVQKVQDDNKQLYEELTNLTGMVISTPDDVGSLYGTLTAEKQMNLSLPDWTKDYYPDKLIPLTMYDFQLNVFNDLLKRLKGGPFLKKIITDMLAKKDNTLEPEERKMFMYVGHDSTIVTLLDVMHVWNNQMPHYNIMTIIELHENKDGWNVQIFLKNSTDHEPYSLTIPGCTTTCPLEKFVQILKPMIPDDWEEECKVEGGYTPPPAPLP, encoded by the exons ATGAAGTCTCAAGGAAATGGTCCCATGCGTCGTAGCAACTATGGCAGCATCGGTATCGTGTTCTCTCCAATTTTCCGCATAGACACATGTCTCTTCGTAATACG atTCTATGAGGTGTTGACAACCCGTGAAGAATCAGAATCGACGCACGTACAAG GGTCGCTTACGGCACACGAAGATGTCGCAACAAATAATAGAAAAGATGATAACAAAACTCGAGATACTACTCTTCGACTAGTAATAGTG GTAATGCGGCATGGAGAACGGGCACCGCAGGATACCTACCCAAATGATCCTCACATCAACAATACGATGGAATCCTATGGTTGGGGACAACTAACAAAT GAAGGAAGAAGAAGTCAGTACAATCAAGGCCTTTACCTACGAGATCGTTATGATGACTTTCTGGGTCAAATATATAGTccaaatatatttcatttacaATCTACCGCAGTTGATCGTACAAAAATGTCTGCATTGCTAGAAGCAGCGGCTTTGTGGAAACCAAACGAAAAGCAATCGTTTAAGCCTGATTTGCCATGGCAGCCGGTTACTTTGTTTTATCAACCGCGTTCAGAAGATACG TTGATGTTAATATGGGACTCTTGTCCAAAGTATACTAAGCTACGACACACAGTAATGAGTTCACCTGAGGTTCAAAAAGTTCAAGATGATAACAAGCAATTGTACGAGGAATTGACGAACTTAACGGGTATGGTAATTTCAACTCCCGATGACGTCGGTTCACTTTATGGAACATTAACAGCAGAG AAACAAATGAACTTGAGTCTTCCTGACTGGACTAAAGATTATTATCCCGATAAATTGATACCACTTACAATGTACGATTTTCAACTTAACGTGTTCAATGATCTTCTTAAAAGACTCAAGGGAGGACCTTTTCTAAAAAAGATTATTACTGATATGTTGGCAAAGAAGGATAACACTTTAGAACCCGAAGAAAGAAAGATGTTCATGTACGTCGGGCATGACAGTACCATTGTAACATTGTTAGATGTTATGCACGTATGGAACAACCAAATGCCACATTATAATATCATGACTATCATCGAATTACATGAAAACAAAGATGGTTGGAATGTTCAG ATATTCTTAAAAAACTCAACTGATCATGAACCATATTCTCTGACTATACCAGGATGTACGACAACTTGTCCCCTTGAAAAATTTGTACAGATTTTAAAACCAATGATACCAGACGACTGGGAAGAAGAATGCAAAGTTGAGGGGGGCTATACGCCCCCGCCTGCCCCTCTTCCTtga
- the LOC143345030 gene encoding testicular acid phosphatase homolog isoform X3 encodes MRHGERAPQDTYPNDPHINNTMESYGWGQLTNEGRRSQYNQGLYLRDRYDDFLGQIYSPNIFHLQSTAVDRTKMSALLEAAALWKPNEKQSFKPDLPWQPVTLFYQPRSEDTLMLIWDSCPKYTKLRHTVMSSPEVQKVQDDNKQLYEELTNLTGMVISTPDDVGSLYGTLTAEKQMNLSLPDWTKDYYPDKLIPLTMYDFQLNVFNDLLKRLKGGPFLKKIITDMLAKKDNTLEPEERKMFMYVGHDSTIVTLLDVMHVWNNQMPHYNIMTIIELHENKDGWNVQIFLKNSTDHEPYSLTIPGCTTTCPLEKFVQILKPMIPDDWEEECKVEGGYTPPPAPLP; translated from the exons ATGCGGCATGGAGAACGGGCACCGCAGGATACCTACCCAAATGATCCTCACATCAACAATACGATGGAATCCTATGGTTGGGGACAACTAACAAAT GAAGGAAGAAGAAGTCAGTACAATCAAGGCCTTTACCTACGAGATCGTTATGATGACTTTCTGGGTCAAATATATAGTccaaatatatttcatttacaATCTACCGCAGTTGATCGTACAAAAATGTCTGCATTGCTAGAAGCAGCGGCTTTGTGGAAACCAAACGAAAAGCAATCGTTTAAGCCTGATTTGCCATGGCAGCCGGTTACTTTGTTTTATCAACCGCGTTCAGAAGATACG TTGATGTTAATATGGGACTCTTGTCCAAAGTATACTAAGCTACGACACACAGTAATGAGTTCACCTGAGGTTCAAAAAGTTCAAGATGATAACAAGCAATTGTACGAGGAATTGACGAACTTAACGGGTATGGTAATTTCAACTCCCGATGACGTCGGTTCACTTTATGGAACATTAACAGCAGAG AAACAAATGAACTTGAGTCTTCCTGACTGGACTAAAGATTATTATCCCGATAAATTGATACCACTTACAATGTACGATTTTCAACTTAACGTGTTCAATGATCTTCTTAAAAGACTCAAGGGAGGACCTTTTCTAAAAAAGATTATTACTGATATGTTGGCAAAGAAGGATAACACTTTAGAACCCGAAGAAAGAAAGATGTTCATGTACGTCGGGCATGACAGTACCATTGTAACATTGTTAGATGTTATGCACGTATGGAACAACCAAATGCCACATTATAATATCATGACTATCATCGAATTACATGAAAACAAAGATGGTTGGAATGTTCAG ATATTCTTAAAAAACTCAACTGATCATGAACCATATTCTCTGACTATACCAGGATGTACGACAACTTGTCCCCTTGAAAAATTTGTACAGATTTTAAAACCAATGATACCAGACGACTGGGAAGAAGAATGCAAAGTTGAGGGGGGCTATACGCCCCCGCCTGCCCCTCTTCCTtga
- the LOC143345030 gene encoding prostatic acid phosphatase isoform X2: MIVLKLLLFLDVVYLTLGSLTAHEDVATNNRKDDNKTRDTTLRLVIVVMRHGERAPQDTYPNDPHINNTMESYGWGQLTNEGRRSQYNQGLYLRDRYDDFLGQIYSPNIFHLQSTAVDRTKMSALLEAAALWKPNEKQSFKPDLPWQPVTLFYQPRSEDTLMLIWDSCPKYTKLRHTVMSSPEVQKVQDDNKQLYEELTNLTGMVISTPDDVGSLYGTLTAEKQMNLSLPDWTKDYYPDKLIPLTMYDFQLNVFNDLLKRLKGGPFLKKIITDMLAKKDNTLEPEERKMFMYVGHDSTIVTLLDVMHVWNNQMPHYNIMTIIELHENKDGWNVQIFLKNSTDHEPYSLTIPGCTTTCPLEKFVQILKPMIPDDWEEECKVEGGYTPPPAPLP; the protein is encoded by the exons atgatcGTTCTTAAACTCCTGCTTTTTTTGGATGTTGTCTATTTAACATTAG GGTCGCTTACGGCACACGAAGATGTCGCAACAAATAATAGAAAAGATGATAACAAAACTCGAGATACTACTCTTCGACTAGTAATAGTG GTAATGCGGCATGGAGAACGGGCACCGCAGGATACCTACCCAAATGATCCTCACATCAACAATACGATGGAATCCTATGGTTGGGGACAACTAACAAAT GAAGGAAGAAGAAGTCAGTACAATCAAGGCCTTTACCTACGAGATCGTTATGATGACTTTCTGGGTCAAATATATAGTccaaatatatttcatttacaATCTACCGCAGTTGATCGTACAAAAATGTCTGCATTGCTAGAAGCAGCGGCTTTGTGGAAACCAAACGAAAAGCAATCGTTTAAGCCTGATTTGCCATGGCAGCCGGTTACTTTGTTTTATCAACCGCGTTCAGAAGATACG TTGATGTTAATATGGGACTCTTGTCCAAAGTATACTAAGCTACGACACACAGTAATGAGTTCACCTGAGGTTCAAAAAGTTCAAGATGATAACAAGCAATTGTACGAGGAATTGACGAACTTAACGGGTATGGTAATTTCAACTCCCGATGACGTCGGTTCACTTTATGGAACATTAACAGCAGAG AAACAAATGAACTTGAGTCTTCCTGACTGGACTAAAGATTATTATCCCGATAAATTGATACCACTTACAATGTACGATTTTCAACTTAACGTGTTCAATGATCTTCTTAAAAGACTCAAGGGAGGACCTTTTCTAAAAAAGATTATTACTGATATGTTGGCAAAGAAGGATAACACTTTAGAACCCGAAGAAAGAAAGATGTTCATGTACGTCGGGCATGACAGTACCATTGTAACATTGTTAGATGTTATGCACGTATGGAACAACCAAATGCCACATTATAATATCATGACTATCATCGAATTACATGAAAACAAAGATGGTTGGAATGTTCAG ATATTCTTAAAAAACTCAACTGATCATGAACCATATTCTCTGACTATACCAGGATGTACGACAACTTGTCCCCTTGAAAAATTTGTACAGATTTTAAAACCAATGATACCAGACGACTGGGAAGAAGAATGCAAAGTTGAGGGGGGCTATACGCCCCCGCCTGCCCCTCTTCCTtga
- the Fest gene encoding wurstfest encodes MTIDRANNIVLSLSGSGAAAALLHPNGRIYQYGSRVEILAHDAHGNNKYAKMWYKGVSFTSEQCALVYLVDTAGTRTTTDSFSDMSQDFSLNVFFSRSRHGSACLQEAAAALNTAQYWLTNEGVENWVINNVRVSQTPDGLVRIARNSNKYQLRTSPSNGTASLTTPFLHCTASLGQTSHLFVRRGERRMHYDGTSFIVRNAGHSAGFDDNNQLKVY; translated from the exons ATGACGATCGATCGTGCG AATAACATCGTACTATCGTTAAGCGGTTCTGGAGCGGCTGCAGCATTACTACATCCTAATGGAAGAATATATCAGTACGGATCACGAGTTGAAATCTTAGCCCACGACGCCCACGGCAATAACAA GTATGCAAAAATGTGGTATAAAGGGGTCAGCTTCACTTCAGAGCAATGTGCTCTTGTTTATTTAGTAGATACTGCAGGAACAAGAACGACTACAGACTCGTTTTCGGATATGAGTCAG GACTTTTCGTTAAACGTTTTTTTCTCTCGTTCCCGACATGGTTCAGCATGTTTACAAGAAGCTGCAGCGGCTTTAAATACAGCTCAGTATTGGTTGACTAATGAAGGTGTGGAGAATTGGGTTATCAATAACGTTAGAGTTTCACAAACACCTGATGGTCTTGTTAG GATCGCACGGAATAGTAACAAGTATCAGTTGCgtacatcacctagtaatggaaCGGCTTCGTTAACAACGCCATTTTTACATTGCACTGCTTCTCTGGGTCAAACATCTCATCTTTTTGTACGTCGCGGTGAACGACGCATGCATTACGACGGGACTAGTTTTATTGTACGAAACGCGGGTCATAGCGCTGGATTTGATGACAACAATCAACTGAAAGTTTATTAA
- the Pbp45 gene encoding proximal sequence element A Pbp45, with the protein MATSKSLILSGFKEDCERLIARFEQENDIRFQTFCEIWKEMKFSLVFTGHPAYIELLEFCEEALNVCKKLLLLPPRFKERIGGLYLLYGIYYKMPIDQFKIRVKLDDWRSIMELHAEIKEAEHLDANYVLCKLIADNAFHFCIFDKEFGLEKHYRAKDSQSFNPYSILPTLKDLTDKHPMLSQIDELSKVYEEKKQALISKNNSTASLNLFKADIAEEIINDIRNFEEQRKNQQMRNMYGSERSCSASTSKGGHKKSSQTKSTYRRKGRSLIDDGFQTDSNESEVEILELEDYDSDLDSD; encoded by the exons ATGGCAACAAGTAAGTCGCTGATTTTGAGTGGTTTCAAGGAAGATTGTGAACGCTTGATCGCTCGTTTCGAACAGGAGAATGATATCAGATTTCAAACTTTTTGCGAAATTTGGAAAGAGATGAAATTTTCACTGGTGTTTAC TGGACACCCTGCATATATAGAATTATTAGAATTTTGCGAAGAAGCTCTAAATGTCTGCAAAAAGTTACTTCTTTTGCCTCCACGTTTTAAAGAACGCATTGGAGGATTGTATCTTTTATAtggaatatattataaaatgccAATAGACCAGTTTAAAATTAGAGTCAAACTAGATGATTGGCGAAGCATTATGGAATTGCATGCAGAAATAAAAGAAGCAGAACACTTGGATGCCAATTATGTGTTATGTAAACTAATAGCAGACAATGCATTTCATTTTTGTATATTTGATAAGGAG ttTGGGCTGGAAAAACATTATCGTGCAAAAGATTCACAATCCTTCAATCCATATTCAATATTACCAACACTAAAGGACTTGACAGACAAACACCCAATGCTATCACAAATTGATGAATTAAGTAAAGTTTATGAAGAAAAAAAACAAGCATTGATATCAAAAAATAATTCAACAGctagtttaaatttatttaaagcaGATATTGCTGAAGAAATTATTAATGATATTCGAAACTTTGAAGAACAAAGAAAAAATCAACAGATGAGAAATATGTACGGTTCTGAAAGGTCTTGTAGTGCTTCAACTTCAAAAGGAGGACATAAAAAATCATCTCAGAC GAAAAGTACTTACAGGAGGAAAGGACGGTCACTAATTGACGATGGTTTCCAAACGGATTCAAATGAAtctgaagtagaaatattagaaCTTGAAGATTATGACTCTGATTTAGATTCTgactaa